In Carnobacterium sp. CP1, the following are encoded in one genomic region:
- a CDS encoding NfeD family protein gives MNILLLSLGFVGLVVVGLTPHYVLGGILALGSFAGYFLLNGSGEWFPITIFILGILLMILEVFIPNFGVAGILGGILLFGGIYLTYDQNIGKSLIDLSVAGLVAVILAIVLLKNGYSFGNLNKLVLENNLDRISGYSSSKDYSEYLGKKGVTTTTLRPTGKVKFDDKELDVLSSGEQIEFDTPVEVIKVEGSKIIVRRV, from the coding sequence TTGAATATCTTGCTCTTAAGTCTAGGTTTTGTTGGTTTAGTGGTTGTCGGTTTAACTCCTCATTATGTATTAGGCGGCATATTGGCACTCGGGAGTTTTGCGGGGTACTTTTTATTGAATGGAAGCGGCGAATGGTTTCCCATCACTATATTTATTTTAGGTATCCTATTAATGATACTTGAAGTGTTCATTCCAAATTTTGGAGTTGCAGGCATTTTAGGCGGCATCTTGCTTTTTGGCGGTATTTATCTCACTTATGACCAAAATATCGGAAAAAGTTTGATTGATTTAAGTGTGGCCGGTTTAGTGGCTGTCATTTTAGCTATCGTGTTGTTAAAAAATGGATATTCTTTTGGAAATTTAAATAAATTGGTACTGGAAAATAATTTGGATCGAATCAGCGGTTATTCCAGCAGCAAAGATTATTCTGAATACCTAGGGAAAAAAGGTGTCACAACGACGACTTTAAGACCTACAGGTAAAGTTAAGTTTGACGACAAAGAACTAGATGTGTTAAGTTCCGGGGAACAAATTGAATTTGATACACCTGTTGAAGTGATCAAAGTTGAAGGTTCTAAAATAATTGTTAGGAGAGTGTAA